A genomic window from Fibrobacterota bacterium includes:
- a CDS encoding glycoside hydrolase family 9 protein translates to MKIRSLEWTPHLSGRTGIPALVLTAALAGGPYAGPWLRLNQAGYRIDAPKVVVAMSETDLTGATWSLRKGDSLALSGVLGGSFAGIGDHTPKAFNHRIDLSRVTAPAEYRLEVGGVQAVVSIQRDPYTRFLLQALRHVRVERSGAQGLLVHGPSHLGDSAARVQVPDGDLANGAWKDAVPSRKLDMAGGHYDAGDYIKFTLNESYLALRLMQAWELRPDLDSLLDEADHALRWIAKAFPDDSTFVIEVGDGLDHDQGNRLPENDRLDGKRPALCALSRVHMGVAAAALARGARIAKGQGRAGQALAYQEKALALWRVATGPRSVATAFLRDPTNDFYWVKSDVPSMQWAAAELHALTGEAKYLEAFKTYRSRSDCGEVGWSCLNFDANLASAAYDAASKSRMSVEAENYEEAAKVHPWNLPGDSYYWAVLHRWVAMAAASRAGGYDAAFQGTLDYVFGRNPWGVSFLFSQNLSNSLRNLYSQIYPLSGQFPTGALSEGPGDKTTHDEMLQYFDPLPRDTLAPFNTRVAVFQDNGQDFMLQEATIGGQADAIWLLALASRDTSSSAGVRAASPTRDAWRVFRSGGRLRIQGAKPKAVVELRDLGGRRLASGVAGENGGLDWPIGTAGCLVAVSPGRPALLLAP, encoded by the coding sequence ATGAAGATTCGCAGCCTGGAATGGACGCCACATTTGTCTGGACGCACAGGAATCCCCGCGTTGGTTTTGACCGCCGCTCTGGCGGGCGGACCCTACGCAGGTCCCTGGTTGCGGCTCAACCAGGCGGGCTACCGGATCGATGCCCCCAAGGTGGTGGTGGCCATGTCCGAGACCGACCTGACCGGCGCGACATGGTCCCTCCGCAAAGGTGATTCGCTCGCTCTGAGCGGGGTGCTGGGTGGATCGTTCGCGGGAATTGGCGACCACACGCCCAAAGCCTTCAACCACCGCATCGACCTTTCCCGAGTGACGGCGCCCGCCGAGTATCGATTGGAGGTCGGCGGTGTCCAGGCCGTGGTGTCCATCCAGCGCGATCCCTACACCCGCTTTCTGCTACAGGCTTTGCGTCATGTGCGCGTCGAACGCTCGGGCGCCCAAGGCCTTTTGGTGCATGGCCCTTCGCACCTGGGAGACTCCGCCGCGCGGGTGCAGGTTCCCGACGGCGACCTCGCCAACGGCGCCTGGAAAGACGCCGTGCCTTCCCGCAAGCTGGACATGGCCGGAGGCCACTACGACGCCGGCGACTACATCAAGTTCACTCTCAACGAATCCTACCTCGCCTTGCGGCTGATGCAAGCCTGGGAGCTGCGGCCGGATCTGGATTCCCTGCTGGACGAAGCCGACCACGCCCTGCGGTGGATCGCCAAGGCCTTTCCCGACGACTCGACGTTCGTGATCGAGGTGGGCGACGGGCTGGACCACGACCAGGGAAACCGCCTGCCGGAAAACGATCGATTGGACGGAAAACGTCCGGCACTCTGCGCCCTTTCCCGGGTCCACATGGGGGTCGCCGCGGCCGCGTTGGCGCGCGGCGCACGGATCGCCAAGGGCCAGGGACGCGCCGGCCAAGCCTTGGCCTACCAGGAAAAGGCCCTCGCCCTCTGGAGGGTGGCTACCGGCCCGCGATCGGTGGCCACGGCCTTCCTGCGCGATCCCACCAACGATTTCTACTGGGTGAAAAGCGACGTTCCCTCCATGCAATGGGCCGCCGCCGAACTCCACGCCCTCACCGGCGAGGCCAAATACCTGGAAGCGTTCAAGACCTACCGCTCGCGTTCCGATTGCGGCGAAGTCGGGTGGTCTTGCCTGAATTTCGACGCCAACCTCGCCAGCGCCGCATACGATGCCGCCTCGAAGAGCCGGATGTCGGTGGAAGCGGAAAACTACGAGGAGGCGGCCAAGGTCCACCCCTGGAATCTGCCGGGCGATTCCTACTACTGGGCGGTGTTGCACCGGTGGGTGGCCATGGCCGCGGCTTCGCGTGCGGGTGGATACGATGCGGCCTTCCAGGGGACGCTGGACTACGTGTTCGGGCGCAATCCCTGGGGCGTCTCGTTCCTGTTCAGCCAGAATCTGTCAAACTCCTTGCGGAACCTCTATTCGCAGATCTACCCGCTGTCAGGACAGTTTCCGACTGGAGCTCTCAGCGAGGGCCCCGGCGACAAGACCACCCATGACGAGATGCTCCAGTACTTCGATCCTTTGCCTCGCGATACCTTGGCGCCATTCAATACCCGTGTGGCGGTGTTCCAGGACAACGGACAGGACTTCATGCTGCAGGAAGCCACCATCGGCGGCCAGGCGGACGCGATCTGGCTTCTGGCGTTGGCCTCGCGCGACACGTCCTCGTCCGCGGGGGTCCGCGCGGCTTCACCGACACGGGATGCCTGGCGGGTCTTCCGGTCCGGAGGAAGGTTGAGGATCCAGGGGGCGAAGCCCAAAGCGGTGGTGGAGCTGCGAGACCTTGGCGGCCGTCGTCTCGCAAGTGGGGTGGCAGGCGAAAACGGAGGCCTGGATTGGCCGATCGGGACAGCGGGCTGCCTGGTGGCGGTCTCTCCCGGCCGTCCCGCGCTGCTACTGGCTCCCTGA
- the pabB gene encoding aminodeoxychorismate synthase component I yields the protein MSTKPVLDTFLQALPAPFERSLSVSLELTEPFVQLVSRFSDEPGTVALLSGGGHDSARYDILGLRPWLSIRERAGTVSAEFEGKTAVAALDPFAALESLMARYGLPGAETSAPLSSGLLGYLAYDLKDVLESLPRTSRDDLALPRLYMTAPSILVVHDRREKTARIHIPIRDGEEGASRKLSEFLQELKGSAPVRDRNAKAGALVSGLSRDEYMRSVDAIREYIARGHVYQVNMSQRFETDFDGDAFALFADLFEANPAPFFAYLNAGDHRIVSTSPERFIELRGTKVETRPIKGTRPRGKTPEDDLAFRRDLETSFKDDSELSMIVDLLRNDIGKVCAAGTVKVVEHKRVEAYENVYHLVSVVEGELDKDKNAVDLIRATFPGGSITGCPKIRSMEVIDELEPVRRHLYTGSIGYLGFQGTMDFSIAIRTATITPGRLVYSVGGGVVYDSKPDDEYEETLHKGRTISNALERMGKGTATASDKRLGWIDGKFKPMSEMTVSVEEEGFAYGYGFFETLRVQNGRILRLESHIERFRKAWVEYFGSEFPDVTWKDVIDLLVTKNDLERGVAAVKLLASAGKPGSGDRGIRMMATVRPYVHRLAGKPRQGLRLSSYPQCRQSPLSDHKTMNYLLQRMAAKSALANGADEAVLLNADSSVSETNTANLLCRIDGKFVRPRSEHVLPGTMEQAVCDLLASWGSPVETRKISLEELKGAQAVWITNALMGAVGVTEIDGAPIALDEDLCGRINKELLG from the coding sequence ATGAGCACCAAGCCCGTTCTGGACACCTTCCTCCAAGCGCTGCCAGCCCCGTTCGAGCGCTCACTCAGCGTTTCTCTGGAGCTGACCGAACCGTTCGTCCAACTGGTCTCGCGCTTTTCCGACGAGCCGGGAACCGTGGCGCTCCTCAGTGGCGGCGGACACGATTCGGCGCGCTACGACATCCTGGGGCTTCGTCCCTGGCTTTCCATCCGCGAACGCGCCGGCACGGTGAGCGCCGAGTTCGAAGGCAAAACCGCGGTCGCCGCATTGGATCCGTTCGCGGCTCTCGAATCGTTGATGGCTCGCTACGGGCTTCCTGGAGCCGAAACCTCCGCGCCGTTGTCGTCGGGGCTTCTGGGGTATCTCGCCTACGACCTCAAGGATGTCCTGGAATCCCTGCCGCGCACCAGCCGCGACGATCTGGCCCTGCCGCGCCTGTACATGACCGCCCCCTCGATCCTGGTGGTCCACGACCGCCGCGAGAAAACCGCGCGGATCCACATCCCCATCCGGGACGGAGAAGAGGGTGCCAGCCGGAAATTGTCAGAGTTTCTCCAGGAATTGAAGGGATCCGCCCCCGTCCGCGATCGGAACGCCAAAGCGGGCGCCCTGGTTTCCGGATTGTCGCGCGACGAATACATGCGGTCGGTCGACGCCATCCGCGAATACATCGCCCGCGGACACGTCTACCAGGTCAACATGTCGCAGCGCTTCGAGACGGATTTCGACGGGGACGCCTTCGCCTTGTTCGCCGACCTCTTCGAGGCCAACCCCGCGCCGTTTTTCGCCTACCTGAACGCCGGCGACCACCGGATCGTCTCCACCTCCCCCGAGCGGTTCATCGAACTTCGCGGAACCAAGGTGGAAACCCGCCCCATCAAGGGGACCCGCCCGCGCGGCAAAACCCCCGAGGACGACCTCGCCTTCCGTCGCGACCTGGAGACCAGCTTCAAGGACGATTCGGAACTTTCCATGATCGTGGATCTTTTGCGCAACGACATCGGCAAGGTGTGCGCGGCGGGAACCGTGAAGGTGGTGGAACACAAGCGGGTGGAAGCCTACGAGAACGTCTACCACCTGGTCAGCGTGGTCGAAGGCGAGCTGGACAAGGACAAAAACGCGGTGGACCTGATCCGCGCGACGTTTCCCGGCGGCTCGATCACGGGATGCCCGAAGATCCGCTCCATGGAAGTCATCGACGAACTGGAACCCGTGCGCCGCCACTTGTACACGGGATCCATCGGGTACCTCGGATTCCAGGGCACCATGGATTTTTCCATCGCCATCCGCACCGCCACCATCACCCCCGGAAGGCTGGTCTATTCCGTGGGCGGCGGGGTCGTGTACGACTCCAAGCCCGACGACGAATACGAAGAAACCCTCCACAAGGGCCGCACGATCTCCAACGCCCTGGAACGGATGGGCAAGGGAACCGCGACCGCCTCGGACAAGCGCCTGGGCTGGATCGACGGCAAGTTCAAGCCCATGTCCGAGATGACGGTTTCCGTCGAGGAGGAGGGCTTCGCCTACGGCTACGGCTTCTTCGAGACCCTGCGTGTCCAAAACGGCAGGATCCTCCGGCTGGAATCGCACATCGAGCGCTTCCGCAAGGCCTGGGTGGAATATTTCGGGAGCGAATTTCCCGATGTCACCTGGAAGGATGTCATCGATCTTCTGGTGACAAAAAACGACCTGGAGCGCGGGGTCGCCGCGGTCAAGCTGCTCGCCTCCGCGGGCAAGCCGGGCTCTGGCGATCGCGGGATCCGGATGATGGCCACCGTGCGTCCCTATGTCCACCGCCTCGCCGGGAAACCGCGCCAGGGCCTGCGGCTCTCCAGCTATCCGCAATGCCGCCAATCGCCGCTATCCGACCACAAGACGATGAACTACCTGCTCCAGCGCATGGCCGCCAAATCGGCGCTGGCCAACGGAGCCGACGAGGCCGTCCTGCTCAACGCCGACAGCTCCGTCTCGGAAACCAACACGGCCAACCTGCTCTGTCGCATCGATGGGAAATTCGTCCGCCCCCGGTCCGAGCACGTTCTTCCCGGCACCATGGAGCAGGCCGTGTGCGACCTGCTGGCGAGCTGGGGCTCCCCGGTGGAAACGCGCAAGATCTCGCTGGAAGAGCTCAAGGGAGCCCAGGCCGTGTGGATCACCAACGCTCTGATGGGCGCGGTTGGGGTCACAGAAATCGACGGCGCACCCATTGCGCTCGACGAGGATCTCTGCGGCAGGATCAACAAGGAATTGTTGGGATAG
- a CDS encoding dienelactone hydrolase family protein, with protein MHAPIVYGPGISTPVSSSTNFLKIIASHGFVIVGCNMLTGGPNDAGNNTTMRNGIKWIVEQNTTAGSKYFGKIATTKGVSMGYSVGGTAAVDIGDEPSLATVVSIHGHISKTKLHGPLLQTSGTKDNVGLPMQQQTFTNSTVQTFLGTVTGADHGYIMQNNGGAERPAIVAWLRYWIYNDQGGKKYFYGADCVMCKSPWENPQRKNWQ; from the coding sequence TTGCACGCGCCGATCGTCTACGGACCCGGCATCAGCACTCCGGTCAGCAGCTCCACGAATTTCCTGAAGATCATCGCCTCGCATGGATTCGTGATCGTGGGATGCAACATGCTGACCGGCGGCCCCAACGACGCGGGCAACAACACGACCATGCGCAACGGAATCAAGTGGATCGTCGAGCAGAACACCACGGCGGGCAGCAAGTACTTCGGCAAGATCGCCACCACCAAGGGAGTATCGATGGGGTATTCGGTGGGCGGCACCGCGGCGGTCGATATCGGCGACGAACCGTCGCTTGCCACCGTCGTTTCCATTCACGGACACATCTCCAAGACCAAGCTCCACGGCCCCCTTCTGCAGACCAGCGGCACCAAGGACAACGTGGGCCTGCCCATGCAACAGCAGACCTTCACCAATTCCACCGTGCAGACCTTCCTGGGCACCGTGACCGGGGCCGACCACGGCTACATCATGCAAAACAACGGCGGCGCGGAGCGCCCGGCCATCGTCGCCTGGTTGCGCTATTGGATCTACAACGACCAGGGCGGCAAGAAATACTTCTACGGAGCCGATTGCGTGATGTGCAAATCGCCATGGGAAAACCCCCAGCGCAAAAACTGGCAGTAG
- a CDS encoding aminodeoxychorismate/anthranilate synthase component II — protein sequence MEAKLFVLDNYDSFTFNLVQMFRVYPLDVTVVRADKITVDEVAKMCPDYIVVSPGPKDPQAAGISVPLISQLHTRFPILGVCLGMQSMNEAFGGTTIRAPLPMHGKTDEIRHEGKGMFAGIPNPCKIARYHSLAVTGVDPALEITAKTQDGVIMGLCHREHPLHGVQFHPESFLTEHGFAMIENFLKIGPLRSVLT from the coding sequence ATGGAAGCCAAACTCTTCGTTCTCGACAACTACGACTCGTTCACGTTCAACCTGGTGCAGATGTTCCGGGTGTACCCGCTGGACGTCACGGTGGTGCGTGCCGACAAGATCACGGTGGACGAGGTCGCGAAGATGTGCCCCGACTACATCGTGGTCAGCCCGGGTCCCAAGGACCCGCAGGCCGCGGGGATCTCGGTCCCGTTGATTTCCCAACTGCACACACGCTTCCCGATCCTGGGCGTGTGCCTGGGAATGCAATCCATGAACGAGGCCTTCGGAGGCACCACCATACGCGCCCCTCTGCCCATGCACGGCAAGACGGACGAAATCCGTCACGAGGGGAAAGGGATGTTCGCGGGGATCCCCAATCCCTGCAAGATCGCCCGCTACCATTCGCTGGCGGTGACCGGCGTGGATCCGGCGCTGGAAATCACGGCAAAAACGCAGGACGGCGTCATCATGGGGCTTTGCCACCGCGAGCACCCACTGCATGGCGTGCAATTCCATCCCGAGAGTTTCCTCACCGAACACGGATTCGCCATGATCGAGAACTTCCTCAAGATCGGCCCGTTGCGGAGCGTTTTGACATGA
- a CDS encoding ethanolamine ammonia-lyase subunit EutB, producing MKLQTTLRGKNHAFRNLYDLMARANEPKAGDRLAGLAAQTAQERMAARMLLSEVRVSELLDQPAVAASRDWVTSRILSGLDPAARRETSDWTIGQLREKILESDGETVLRWGKGLPSEAIAAVARLMSNMDLVLASSKLRVETTNRTTIGLAGTFSSRLQPNHPVDDLAGILASVRDGLSFGVGDALVGINPADDTVESVARTMDGVSEFVHDALAVPTQVCVLAHVGTQLKALERGGRCDVVFQSIAGSQAGNESFGISPSMLSEADDAVRAGRTDLGEHVLYFETGQGSELSSDSHHGIDQLTMEARCHGLARSYSPFLVNTVVGFIGPEYLFDGREVIRAGLEDHFMGKLHGLPMGVDVCHTNAMDADQNDLENLLILLGAAGCNFVMGVPMSDDVMLNYQSTSFHDVAALRELLGRRPAPEFNGWMETRGILREGRLIAEAGDPGIFERPLVR from the coding sequence ATGAAACTCCAGACCACACTGCGTGGCAAGAACCACGCCTTCCGAAACCTCTACGATCTGATGGCGCGCGCCAATGAACCCAAGGCGGGAGACCGCTTGGCCGGGCTGGCCGCCCAAACGGCCCAGGAACGCATGGCCGCTCGCATGCTCCTTTCCGAGGTCAGGGTTTCCGAGCTCCTGGACCAACCCGCGGTGGCAGCCTCCCGCGACTGGGTGACCAGTCGGATTCTGTCCGGACTGGACCCCGCCGCCCGCCGCGAGACCTCGGATTGGACCATCGGCCAATTGCGGGAAAAGATCCTGGAATCCGATGGCGAAACCGTGCTGCGCTGGGGCAAAGGGCTTCCCAGCGAAGCCATCGCGGCCGTGGCGCGGCTCATGTCGAACATGGACCTTGTCCTCGCCTCTTCCAAACTGCGCGTGGAAACGACCAACCGAACCACCATCGGACTTGCGGGCACCTTCTCCTCGCGCCTGCAACCCAATCATCCCGTCGACGACCTGGCCGGCATCCTGGCTTCGGTGCGCGACGGATTGTCGTTCGGGGTGGGCGATGCTTTGGTGGGGATCAATCCCGCCGACGACACGGTGGAATCGGTGGCGCGCACCATGGATGGCGTGTCGGAATTCGTCCACGACGCTCTGGCCGTTCCCACCCAGGTCTGCGTGCTCGCGCACGTGGGAACGCAGCTGAAGGCGTTGGAGCGAGGCGGGCGCTGCGACGTGGTGTTCCAAAGCATCGCGGGAAGCCAAGCGGGAAACGAGTCCTTCGGGATCAGCCCTTCCATGCTGTCTGAGGCCGACGACGCGGTGCGCGCGGGACGCACCGATCTGGGGGAGCACGTGCTGTACTTCGAGACCGGGCAAGGGTCGGAGCTTTCCAGCGATTCCCACCACGGCATCGACCAGCTCACCATGGAAGCCCGGTGCCACGGCCTGGCCCGCAGCTACTCGCCGTTTCTTGTCAATACTGTCGTCGGGTTCATCGGGCCGGAATATCTCTTCGACGGTCGCGAGGTGATCCGCGCCGGCCTGGAAGACCATTTCATGGGTAAGCTCCACGGGCTTCCCATGGGCGTGGATGTCTGCCACACCAACGCCATGGACGCCGACCAGAACGATCTGGAAAATCTCCTGATCCTCCTGGGTGCCGCGGGCTGCAATTTCGTGATGGGGGTTCCGATGTCCGACGACGTGATGCTCAACTACCAGTCCACCAGCTTCCACGACGTGGCCGCCTTGCGCGAGCTGCTCGGTCGCCGCCCGGCGCCAGAATTCAACGGATGGATGGAAACCAGAGGCATCCTGCGCGAAGGCCGCCTGATCGCAGAGGCCGGTGATCCCGGCATCTTCGAGCGTCCCTTGGTGCGCTGA
- a CDS encoding amino acid adenylation domain-containing protein: MKPTIRIQPVPRTGEGLPLSLLQERLWILHRMNPGDTSWNIPFVFLIEGNLDLATLARCLGEILRRHENLRARFVAAAGTTPVQLTTPPTDPVLEPVDASESEIDSIVKEHAQHRFDLENGPVFAHKLVRTSPLKHLLLINIHHIVADGWSIEGIFFSELLKCYEAFSEGRAPELPELPIQYGDYSTWQRKQDISKHLAYWRDSLLGYEGSLELPTDHLRQADSGKTSASFLKHYDSKFCQDLDRFSQKHNATLFMSLLAGFALLAQRYTGNDDVCIGTTTSGRQLPELEGLIGFFINILPLRIQIDRNLSVKDYMALVRQTAVRGFEHQAAPFERILQSLDSPHKVNGGQLVPVIVRHQNFPHTKMDKPLPGGVRLDAYSQISTEEATLSQTAKARCEVELSYTGNRESLQVEAVFAADLYRKSTIDRILEHHQHLLLAMIEDDSRPIGELAMMDAEEIHRVCLGNGATLAGSNGSDTFVERFDAQVSRTPDRTACIDRSGVCTYRELSSRSHRLAHALRAKGVGPGDVVGICLERDASLLASFLAVWKTGAAYVPVDPSYPDSYRSQILSDAAPKIVVGTAATLAGIDLAAGQTFALDKAAESLAGLPESGLPVVATPDSLAYIMYTSGSTGTPKGVRVPHRQLVNWLGGIEANWPFSDTDVVGQKTTIAFAPSVKELFAGLLNGAPQVFIDGATMLDTRAFVEALASHGVTRLNLVPSHLEGVLGHLESDGATLAALRMCITAGEPLSSELVAKFRRLVPGARLVNNYGCTELNDITYYDTTDFDAAGGFVPAGRPIQNTRIYLLDAEKRLVPDGVAGELHVASIGMPEGYHNLPDLNAAQFSSNAFPESFGDRLFNTGDLARRLADGNIEYIGRRDFQVKVRGQRVDVRHVEKVLGDFHGIGQRAVVSDGSQLSAYYVSSKGASIDIEALRLFLLARLPGFMVPAAFVALEAMPRLPNGKLDRRSLKPSAGQIQQSRAYEAPSNKVERQLAAIWSMVLGFSLEEIGRHSHFFEIGGDSLAAARVMGYIHERLGAEVGMSLLFENPRLIQLGEAVGKTLKEYGWSEEASGGDELPLQGSEAFGSPDAKGAGLLAGKVVLITGASRGIGSTAAILLASQGAKVAINFRKSEARALRVKELIESEGGIAELFQADVTVQEEVDAMVAMVLAKFGKIDVLVSNAAIGFKMRSFLEFEWEDFQRKVNDEVAQLFFLCKAVAPAMVAQGTGSIISVSSTMSKSHGNGFISHSAAKAALDAFVRSLAAEFGPSGVRVNTVAPGLILTDATANLPPSVKDSAAAWTPLRRNGAARDVAGAILYFASDMSKFVTGSYQAVDGGMTML, from the coding sequence ATGAAACCGACCATTCGCATCCAACCTGTCCCGCGCACCGGCGAAGGCCTACCGCTCTCCCTGCTGCAGGAGCGTCTCTGGATCCTCCACCGCATGAATCCGGGCGACACGAGCTGGAACATCCCCTTCGTGTTCCTCATCGAGGGAAATCTCGACCTCGCCACCCTTGCGCGCTGTCTGGGGGAGATCCTTCGCCGCCACGAAAACCTGCGCGCACGCTTCGTCGCGGCAGCGGGCACAACGCCAGTCCAGCTCACCACCCCGCCGACGGATCCGGTCCTCGAGCCCGTGGACGCCTCGGAGTCGGAAATCGACTCCATCGTGAAGGAGCACGCCCAGCACCGGTTCGATCTGGAAAACGGTCCGGTCTTCGCGCACAAACTGGTGCGGACCTCCCCCCTCAAGCACCTCCTTTTGATCAACATCCACCACATCGTGGCCGACGGATGGTCCATCGAAGGAATCTTCTTCTCCGAACTCCTCAAGTGCTACGAGGCGTTCAGCGAAGGCAGGGCGCCGGAGCTTCCCGAACTGCCCATCCAGTACGGCGACTATTCCACCTGGCAGCGCAAGCAGGACATCTCCAAGCATCTGGCCTACTGGCGCGACAGTCTCCTGGGATACGAAGGCTCGCTGGAGCTTCCGACCGACCACCTTCGCCAGGCGGATTCCGGCAAGACGAGCGCGTCCTTCCTCAAGCACTACGACTCCAAATTCTGTCAGGACCTGGACCGTTTCTCCCAAAAGCACAACGCGACCCTGTTCATGTCGCTTCTGGCCGGCTTCGCGCTTTTGGCCCAGCGCTACACCGGAAACGACGACGTCTGCATCGGGACCACCACCTCGGGCCGCCAACTTCCCGAACTCGAAGGATTGATCGGATTCTTCATCAACATCCTGCCTCTGCGCATCCAGATCGACCGGAATCTGTCGGTCAAGGACTACATGGCCCTGGTCCGCCAGACGGCCGTCCGCGGCTTCGAGCACCAAGCGGCCCCCTTCGAGCGCATCCTGCAATCCCTGGATTCCCCGCACAAGGTCAACGGCGGGCAGCTGGTTCCGGTGATCGTGCGACACCAGAATTTTCCGCACACGAAAATGGACAAGCCGCTTCCCGGTGGGGTGCGGCTGGACGCCTACTCCCAGATCTCCACGGAGGAAGCGACCCTGAGCCAGACGGCCAAGGCGCGCTGCGAGGTGGAGCTTTCCTACACCGGCAACCGTGAATCGCTCCAGGTGGAGGCGGTCTTCGCCGCCGACCTCTACCGGAAATCCACCATCGACCGGATCCTCGAGCACCACCAGCACCTGCTGTTGGCCATGATCGAGGACGACTCCCGCCCCATCGGCGAGCTTGCCATGATGGATGCGGAAGAAATCCACCGCGTGTGCCTGGGAAATGGCGCGACGCTGGCCGGATCCAACGGCTCGGACACCTTCGTCGAGCGCTTCGACGCCCAGGTTTCGCGCACGCCCGACCGGACCGCCTGCATCGACCGATCCGGAGTCTGCACCTACCGGGAACTCTCCTCCCGCTCCCATCGCCTGGCCCACGCGCTTCGCGCCAAAGGGGTCGGACCCGGCGATGTGGTCGGAATCTGTCTGGAACGCGACGCCTCCCTGCTGGCGAGCTTCCTGGCCGTCTGGAAGACGGGCGCGGCCTACGTTCCGGTGGATCCTTCCTATCCCGACTCCTATCGCAGCCAGATCCTCTCCGACGCGGCCCCCAAGATCGTCGTGGGAACGGCGGCCACCCTCGCGGGGATCGATCTGGCCGCAGGCCAGACCTTCGCCCTCGACAAGGCGGCGGAGTCCCTGGCGGGCCTGCCCGAATCCGGCTTGCCAGTGGTCGCGACGCCGGACTCCCTGGCCTACATCATGTACACCTCGGGCTCCACCGGCACCCCCAAGGGTGTCAGGGTCCCCCACCGCCAGCTGGTGAACTGGCTGGGCGGGATCGAGGCGAACTGGCCCTTTTCCGACACCGACGTGGTTGGACAGAAAACGACCATCGCCTTCGCGCCATCGGTCAAGGAACTGTTCGCGGGACTCCTCAACGGCGCGCCCCAGGTCTTCATCGACGGGGCGACCATGCTGGACACCCGCGCCTTCGTCGAGGCGTTGGCAAGCCACGGCGTGACCCGGCTGAACCTGGTTCCCTCGCATCTGGAGGGCGTTCTGGGCCACCTCGAATCCGATGGGGCCACGCTTGCGGCGCTGCGCATGTGCATCACCGCCGGCGAGCCGCTTTCCAGCGAGCTCGTCGCGAAGTTCCGCCGCCTGGTGCCCGGCGCGCGCCTGGTCAACAACTACGGCTGCACCGAGCTCAACGACATCACCTACTACGACACGACGGATTTCGACGCCGCCGGAGGCTTCGTGCCGGCAGGGCGTCCGATCCAGAACACCCGGATCTATCTGCTGGACGCCGAAAAACGTCTGGTGCCCGATGGGGTCGCGGGCGAGCTGCACGTGGCAAGCATCGGGATGCCCGAAGGCTACCACAACCTTCCCGATCTGAACGCCGCCCAGTTTTCGTCAAACGCCTTTCCCGAAAGCTTCGGGGACCGCCTGTTCAACACCGGCGACCTTGCGCGCCGCCTCGCCGACGGAAACATCGAGTACATCGGTCGACGCGACTTCCAGGTGAAGGTGCGCGGCCAGCGCGTCGATGTCCGGCACGTGGAAAAGGTCCTGGGGGATTTCCACGGAATCGGACAGCGCGCCGTGGTCAGCGACGGCTCGCAGCTTTCCGCCTACTACGTCTCTTCCAAGGGCGCGTCCATCGACATCGAGGCCCTCCGGCTGTTCTTGCTGGCCAGGCTCCCGGGATTCATGGTTCCGGCCGCCTTCGTCGCCCTCGAGGCCATGCCCCGGCTTCCCAACGGAAAGCTCGACCGCCGCTCGCTGAAACCGTCCGCGGGCCAGATCCAGCAAAGCCGGGCGTACGAGGCGCCTTCCAACAAGGTGGAACGGCAACTCGCGGCCATATGGTCGATGGTCTTGGGCTTTTCCCTGGAAGAGATCGGACGCCATTCGCACTTCTTCGAGATCGGCGGCGACTCCCTCGCGGCGGCCCGCGTCATGGGCTACATCCATGAACGCCTGGGCGCCGAGGTCGGGATGTCCCTGCTGTTTGAAAACCCCAGGCTGATCCAGCTCGGCGAGGCGGTGGGCAAGACCCTCAAGGAATACGGCTGGTCCGAAGAAGCCTCCGGTGGCGACGAACTTCCCCTCCAAGGGTCGGAAGCGTTCGGAAGCCCAGACGCCAAGGGCGCCGGTCTGCTGGCAGGGAAAGTGGTGCTCATCACGGGCGCAAGCCGAGGGATCGGAAGCACCGCCGCGATCCTCCTGGCCAGCCAAGGCGCCAAGGTGGCCATCAACTTCCGCAAGAGCGAAGCCCGGGCCCTTCGCGTCAAGGAATTGATCGAATCGGAAGGCGGGATCGCCGAATTGTTCCAAGCCGACGTCACCGTCCAGGAGGAGGTGGACGCCATGGTGGCCATGGTCCTGGCCAAGTTCGGGAAGATCGACGTCCTGGTGTCCAACGCCGCCATCGGCTTCAAGATGCGCTCCTTCCTCGAGTTCGAGTGGGAGGATTTCCAGCGCAAGGTCAACGACGAGGTCGCCCAGTTGTTCTTCCTGTGCAAGGCGGTCGCTCCCGCCATGGTGGCCCAAGGAACCGGCAGCATCATCTCTGTCTCCAGCACCATGTCCAAATCGCACGGCAACGGATTCATCTCGCACAGCGCCGCCAAGGCGGCTTTGGATGCCTTCGTCAGATCCTTGGCGGCGGAATTCGGCCCCTCCGGGGTGCGCGTGAACACCGTGGCCCCGGGCCTGATCCTCACCGATGCCACGGCGAACCTCCCGCCCTCGGTCAAGGACTCCGCCGCCGCCTGGACGCCCCTGCGTCGAAACGGCGCGGCCCGCGACGTCGCGGGCGCGATCCTCTACTTCGCCAGCGACATGTCAAAATTCGTCACAGGTAGCTACCAAGCGGTCGACGGCGGGATGACCATGCTCTGA